The sequence GGCGTGGGATGCTGGAGGCGATGGCCACCAGGAAGAACCCCACCGACGATCCGCTTGCCCCGCTCACCCTCGCGGTGGGGCAGGAGGACCTGCTGCTCGACCGTGCCGTACGGGAGGTGGTGGCGGCCGCCCGTGCCGCCGATGCCGACACGGACGTGCGCGACCTCGCCTCCGAGCAGCTCCAGCCCGGCACGCTGGCCGAGCTGACGAGCCCCTCGCTCTTCTCCGAGCGCAAGGTCCTGGTCGTGCGCAACGCGCAGGACCTCTCCGCGGACACGGTCAAGGAGGTCAAGGCGTACCTCGCCGCGCCGTACGAGGACATCGCCCTCGTCCTCCTCCACGCGGGCGGGGTCAAGGGCAAGGGCCTGCTGGACGCGGCGCGCAAGGCGGGCGCGCGGGAGATCGCCTGCCCGAAGATGACCAAGGCGGCGGACCGGCTGGCCTTCGTGCGGGGCGAGTTCCGCATGCTGGGCCGGTCGGCGACCCCCGAGGCGTGCCAGACCCTCGTGGACGCGATCGGCAGCGACCTGCGCGAGCTGGCGAGCGCGGCGGCGCAGCTGTGCGCGGACGTCGAGGGCACCATCGACGAGGCCGTAGTGGGCCGCTATTACAAGGGCCGGGCCGAGGCCTCCAGCTTCACGGTCGCCGACCGGGCCGTGGAAGGCCGCGCGGCCGAGGCCCTCGAAGCCCTGCGCTGGTCGCTGTCCACCGGGGTGGCGCCGGTCCTGATCACCAGCGCGCTGGCCCAGGCGGTGCGCGCGATCGGCAAACTGGCCTCCGCCCCGCGCGGGGCCCGCCCCGGCGACCTGGCCCGGGACCTGGGCATGCCGCCGTGGAAGATCGACCGGGTCCGCCAGCAGATGCGCGGCTGGTCCGCGGACGGAGTCTCGGACGCCCTGCGCGCCGTGGCCGCGGCCGACGCGGGGGTCAAGGGCGGCGGCGACGACCCCGAGTACGCCTTGGAGAAGGCGGTCGTGGCGGTCGCCCGCGCGGCCCGCCCCCAGCGCCGCTAGAGCGTCTCCGCAAGCCAGGGGGGCGTCTCGCCGGTCACGCCGGATCAGCCGGGGCGGCTGTCCCCGCGCCGTGCAGCGCCGCGCCGTGCAGCACCGCGCCGTGCAGTGCAGTGCGGCGTTGTCGGTCGTCGATGCTCCGCATCGGCTCCCTCCTCCGCCTTGCGATCCACGGCACCAGCCCCCGGGTTGATCCGGCCTGATCGGCGAGACACCTGGCGTCGGCCCTCGGCCGGGCGGTCCGGTCGGAGGCGTGGACGGTCCGGACGGCGGTCCCGTCGGCGGCGCGGGCGGTGCGGGAGGTCCCGGAGGCACCGGCGGGGAGCTCCGGCGGCTCGTCCGTACCTCCTGGCGGCTCCCTCGACCGGCGCTCCGTCGTCTTCGCGCGCTCCCGCCCGGGCGGCTGTGCGGGTGCCGCGAGCGGATCCTCGTGCCCGGCCGGCGGTTCGGCCTGTGCGGGCAGGAGGCCTGTGAGCTGCGGTGGGACCTGTCGGCGGACTGGCAGGCACGGTCGTCGGCGGCCTTGTCCACGCCGCCTTGTCCACGCCGCCTTGTCCACGCCGCCTCGTCCACGCCGCCTCGTCCACGCGGCCACGCCGCTACGCCGTCACGCGGCCGAGGTCCAGGACGGGCGGATGGATCCCTAGGACGCCCCCGAGGACTCACCTGCGCCGTGCTCGCCGCGGTGACCGGGCGGCCGGGCGGACAACGCGAAGGCCCCGGTCGCCACCCTGGGGAAGGGTGGGGGCCGGGGCCTTCGGTCACTGCTCTGGTTGCGCCGCACCCGCGTGGCGAACGCTTCGTGTGCGGCGCGGGGTGCCGGTCAGGAGCGGGAGAGAGGGCCCGCTGGATCCCTATCCGGCGATCACATCAGGGAGCTCAGCCCTGCAGGGAGGCAACCTTGGTGGCCAGCGCCGACTTCTTGTTGGCGGCGGCGTTCTTGTGGATGACACCCTTCGAGACAGCCTTGTCGAGCGCACGCGCGGCAGCGCGAGAAGCCACGGTGGCCTTCTCGACGTCACCGGCGACGACGGCCTCGCGGGCCTTGCGGATCGCGGTCTTGAGCGAGGACTTGACGGCCTTGTTACGCAGGCGCGCCTTCTCGTTCGTCTTGTTCCGCTTGATCTGGGACTTGATGTTCGCCACGAAAGAGCCTTTTCAGGTTCAGAGTTTTGTTCTTCGGATTGTGCCTCGACAGCTGAGAGGGCATACGAGACACAGCTGCCCAGGCTACCAGGCACGCTCCTGGCGGCCCAAACCGAGCGCACTGCCCCGTCCATGGGACCATGGGAGTCTGCGCATAGGTCCGACATCACGCCGCCGAGGGCGACGGGAGCCGGACTTTCGCTCCGACCGACGCTCCGCAAACGCTTCCGACTGCGACCGAGAATCAGGACACTGCGTGCCCGCGATCCCCAGCCACGTGCCCGAGCCGAGCCGTACCGACCCGGCGCTGATCCGCAACTTCTGCATCATCGCGCACATCGACCACGGCAAGTCGACCCTTGCCGACCGGATGCTCCAGCTCACCGGTGTGGTCGACCAGCGGCAGATGCGCGCCCAGTACCTCGACCGCATGGACATCGAGCGTGAGCGCGGCATCACGATCAAGTCCCAGGCGGTCCGTCTGCCCTGGGCGCCCACCACGGGCGAGGGCCAGGGCAACACCCACATCCTCAACATGATCGACACCCCCGGGCACGTCGACTTCACCTACGAGGTCTCGCGTTCCCTCGCCGCGTGCGAGGGCACGGTCCTCCTGGTGGACGCGGCCCAGGGCATCGAGGCGCAGACCCTCGCCAACCTGTACCTGGCGATGGAGAAGGACCTCGCGATCGTCCCGGTCCTGAACAAGATCGACCTGCCGGCCGCCCAGCCGGAGAAGTTCGCCGAGGAGCTCGCGAACCTGGTCGGCTGCCAGCCCGAGGACGTCCTGCGCGTCTCCGCGAAGACCGGCCTCGGCGTGGACGTGCTGCTCGACAAGATCGTCGCCACGGTTCCCGCCCCGGTCGGCCCCAAGGACTCCCCGGCCCGCGCGATGATCTTCGACTCGGTCTACGACTCGTACCGCGGTGTCGTGACCTACGTGCGTGTGGTCGACGGCCAGCTCAACAAGCGCGAGCGCATCCGGATGATGTCCACCGGCGCCACCCACGAGCTGCTGGAGATCGGCGTCTCCTCCCCGGAGATGACCCCCTCCGACGGCCTCGGCGTCGGCGAGGTGGGCTACATCATCACCGGCGTGAAGGACGTCCGTCAGTCCAAGGTCGGTGACACCATCACCAGCCTGCACAACGGCGCGGAAGAGGCCCTCGGCGGTTACAAGGACCCGCGCCCGATGGTCTTCTCCGGCCTGTACCCGCTGGACGGCTCGGACTACCCGGACCTGCGCGAGGCCCTGGACAAGCTCCAGCTGAACGACGCCGCGCTCGTGTACGAGCCGGAGACCTCGGCGGCGCTCGGCTTCGGCTTCCGCGTCGGCTTCCTCGGCCTGCTCCACCTGGACGTGGTCCGTGAGCGCCTGGAGCGCGAGTTCGGCCTCGACCTGATCGCCACCGCGCCGAACGTGGTCTACCGCGTCGTCATGGAGGACGGCAAGGAGGTCACGGTCACCAACCCGAGCGAGTTCCCCGAGGGCAAGATCTCGGACGTGTTCGAGCCGGTCGTCCGGGCCACCCTGCTCGCGCCCTCCGAGTTCATCGGCGCGATCATGGAGCTCTGCCAGCAGCGACGCGGCACCCTCCTCGGGATGGACTACCTCTCCGAGGACCGGGTCGAGATCCGCTACACGCTTCCGCTCGCGGAGATCGTCTTCGACTTCTTCGACCAGCTGAAGTCCAAGACGCGCGGCTACGCCTCCCTCGACTACGAGCCCACCGGCGAGCAGGCCTCCGGACTGGTCAAGGTCGACATCCTGCTGCACGGCGACAAGGTCGACGCCTTCTCCGCCGTCACGCACAAGGACGCCGCCTACGCCTACG comes from Streptomyces sp. NBC_01408 and encodes:
- the rpsT gene encoding 30S ribosomal protein S20, translated to MANIKSQIKRNKTNEKARLRNKAVKSSLKTAIRKAREAVVAGDVEKATVASRAAARALDKAVSKGVIHKNAAANKKSALATKVASLQG
- the lepA gene encoding translation elongation factor 4 gives rise to the protein MPAIPSHVPEPSRTDPALIRNFCIIAHIDHGKSTLADRMLQLTGVVDQRQMRAQYLDRMDIERERGITIKSQAVRLPWAPTTGEGQGNTHILNMIDTPGHVDFTYEVSRSLAACEGTVLLVDAAQGIEAQTLANLYLAMEKDLAIVPVLNKIDLPAAQPEKFAEELANLVGCQPEDVLRVSAKTGLGVDVLLDKIVATVPAPVGPKDSPARAMIFDSVYDSYRGVVTYVRVVDGQLNKRERIRMMSTGATHELLEIGVSSPEMTPSDGLGVGEVGYIITGVKDVRQSKVGDTITSLHNGAEEALGGYKDPRPMVFSGLYPLDGSDYPDLREALDKLQLNDAALVYEPETSAALGFGFRVGFLGLLHLDVVRERLEREFGLDLIATAPNVVYRVVMEDGKEVTVTNPSEFPEGKISDVFEPVVRATLLAPSEFIGAIMELCQQRRGTLLGMDYLSEDRVEIRYTLPLAEIVFDFFDQLKSKTRGYASLDYEPTGEQASGLVKVDILLHGDKVDAFSAVTHKDAAYAYGVRLVAKLRELIPRQAFEIPIQAAVGSRVIARETIRAIRKDVLAKCYGGDISRKRKLLEKQKEGKKRMKMVGSVEVPQEAFIAVLSSDESGGKKK
- the holA gene encoding DNA polymerase III subunit delta, which encodes MATRKNPTDDPLAPLTLAVGQEDLLLDRAVREVVAAARAADADTDVRDLASEQLQPGTLAELTSPSLFSERKVLVVRNAQDLSADTVKEVKAYLAAPYEDIALVLLHAGGVKGKGLLDAARKAGAREIACPKMTKAADRLAFVRGEFRMLGRSATPEACQTLVDAIGSDLRELASAAAQLCADVEGTIDEAVVGRYYKGRAEASSFTVADRAVEGRAAEALEALRWSLSTGVAPVLITSALAQAVRAIGKLASAPRGARPGDLARDLGMPPWKIDRVRQQMRGWSADGVSDALRAVAAADAGVKGGGDDPEYALEKAVVAVARAARPQRR